From Corynebacterium sp. BD556, the proteins below share one genomic window:
- the whiA gene encoding DNA-binding protein WhiA, whose translation MTLTAKVKEELLSVTPSSQNARIAEAAALIRFGATFEDTAHGPAIIASFAEYPVAQRLVSTLAELFSTSPQITTLTPGSATRETTYQVHIVDDVASLVRRLHLVTASGHAVVGLPRQIVSGTIVEVEAAWRGAFLARGTLSEPGRSFALEVASPCSEAALALVGLARRLSVSAKTKETRGVESVNLRDGEAIGVLLSRMGAPRARLEWDEKRRTKQIRTRTGQRLATFDDANTRRSAQAAAAAAARVERAMDILGDDVPEHLAEAGMLRVEYRHASLEELGRLADPPMTKDAVAGRIRRLLSLADKRAAELGVPDTHDCLGEATDQRDS comes from the coding sequence GTGACGCTGACCGCGAAGGTCAAAGAGGAGCTTTTGAGCGTGACGCCCTCCTCCCAGAATGCCCGCATCGCTGAGGCTGCGGCGTTGATCCGTTTCGGGGCCACTTTCGAGGACACGGCGCACGGCCCGGCCATTATCGCGAGTTTTGCTGAGTATCCGGTGGCGCAGCGCCTAGTTTCTACGCTTGCCGAGCTGTTTTCCACCTCACCGCAGATCACCACCTTGACACCGGGTTCGGCGACTCGGGAGACGACTTACCAGGTTCACATCGTTGATGACGTGGCTAGTTTGGTGCGTCGTTTGCACCTCGTGACCGCTTCTGGCCATGCCGTGGTGGGCCTGCCGCGGCAGATTGTCTCCGGCACCATCGTGGAGGTGGAGGCGGCGTGGCGAGGGGCGTTTCTCGCTCGCGGGACTCTCAGTGAGCCGGGGCGCAGCTTCGCTCTCGAGGTGGCCAGCCCCTGCTCGGAAGCCGCCCTTGCGCTCGTTGGGCTGGCCCGCCGCTTGTCGGTGTCGGCAAAGACGAAAGAGACACGCGGCGTCGAAAGTGTGAATCTGCGCGATGGGGAAGCTATCGGAGTCTTGCTCAGCCGCATGGGCGCGCCGCGGGCCCGGCTTGAATGGGATGAGAAGCGGCGGACGAAGCAGATCCGCACCAGGACTGGCCAGCGTTTGGCTACTTTCGACGACGCAAATACGCGCCGTTCCGCGCAGGCTGCGGCGGCTGCGGCGGCCCGGGTGGAGCGAGCAATGGATATCCTGGGCGACGATGTTCCCGAGCACCTTGCTGAGGCTGGCATGCTGCGGGTGGAATACCGCCATGCTTCCCTAGAGGAGCTTGGTCGCCTTGCGGACCCGCCGATGACGAAGGACGCAGTTGCGGGTCGTATTCGTCGACTTTTGTCTTTGGCCGATAAGCGTGCCGCTGAGCTGGGGGTGCCGGACACGCATGATTGCTTAGGCGAGGCGACCGACCAACGCGACTCCTGA
- the rapZ gene encoding RNase adapter RapZ has translation MSRDSIIRPVIITGMSGGGLSTAAKVFEDKGYFVSQNLPPQLILELIALAAQDGSPVDNLAIVSDVRARMFNGSLLGTVKQIRDMGHEPFVLFLEARDDVLIRRFDSVRRTHPLQDGDTLSLGIQREREELEGIRAAADVIIDTSNLSVHDLRRAVEVSVGQLPVDKQHVTVQSFGFKHGSPHDADIILDVRFLPNPYWIPELRNFRGVDKPVADYVLSQPGATEFVDKVVDLFGSMLGGYRHEGKDFITVGIGCTGGHHRSVAVSEALAARLREDESIDVRVLHRDLERD, from the coding sequence ATGTCGCGCGATTCCATCATCCGTCCCGTCATTATCACAGGCATGTCAGGGGGAGGGCTGTCCACCGCCGCGAAAGTTTTTGAGGACAAAGGTTACTTCGTTTCCCAAAACCTGCCCCCGCAGCTCATCCTCGAACTGATCGCTCTGGCAGCACAGGACGGCTCCCCGGTAGACAACCTCGCTATCGTCTCTGATGTGCGCGCCCGCATGTTCAACGGCTCACTGTTGGGAACGGTCAAACAGATCCGCGACATGGGCCACGAGCCTTTCGTGCTGTTTTTGGAAGCGCGCGATGATGTGTTGATCCGCCGCTTCGACAGTGTCCGCCGCACCCACCCCTTGCAAGACGGCGACACGTTGAGCCTGGGTATTCAACGCGAGCGGGAGGAACTCGAAGGCATCCGCGCCGCCGCCGATGTCATCATTGATACCTCCAACTTGTCAGTGCATGATCTGCGCCGCGCGGTGGAAGTCTCGGTGGGGCAACTACCTGTGGACAAACAGCACGTCACCGTGCAATCTTTCGGTTTCAAACACGGCTCTCCGCATGACGCAGACATCATCTTGGACGTGCGTTTTCTGCCGAACCCCTACTGGATTCCGGAGCTGAGGAACTTCCGGGGCGTCGACAAGCCAGTCGCCGATTACGTACTTTCTCAGCCCGGTGCAACGGAGTTCGTTGACAAAGTGGTTGACCTGTTCGGCTCCATGCTGGGCGGCTACCGCCACGAGGGCAAGGACTTCATCACTGTGGGCATCGGGTGCACGGGTGGCCACCACCGCTCCGTCGCAGTGTCAGAAGCTCTTGCCGCCCGGTTGCGCGAGGACGAATCAATTGACGTTCGGGTGCTGCACAGGGATTTGGAGCGCGACTAG
- a CDS encoding gluconeogenesis factor YvcK family protein, with product MNSLIFSSLGGGHGLYQTLRATRFAGATHTNAVVTVADDGGSSGRLRREMDIIPPGDLRMALSALASDDEDGQLWRTALQHRFGGNGAMAGHALGNFLIVGLTKECGDIQSALDIISKWTRSSGRVLPVCNQPLDIEADVAGLDDDPRVLRSVRGQVAVATTPGTVRRVRLLPENPPVNPLVIDAIHNADVVTIGPGSWFSSVIPHLCVRDVVKALNETDAMVVVLLNLSPEAGETQGFTTERHIHVLSQHAPELKVDYFLADNHISPTEGERRHLRRAAESIGARISYQDVHAEPVDGVVNRHDPEKLAAALLELYRAR from the coding sequence ATGAATTCTTTGATCTTTTCGAGCTTGGGCGGTGGCCACGGGCTGTACCAGACGTTGCGGGCAACCCGTTTCGCGGGTGCGACCCACACCAACGCCGTTGTCACCGTCGCCGACGATGGCGGTTCCTCCGGTCGCCTGCGTCGAGAAATGGACATCATTCCACCGGGGGATCTGCGCATGGCGTTATCGGCGCTTGCCAGCGACGACGAGGACGGTCAATTGTGGCGCACTGCCTTGCAGCACCGCTTCGGAGGCAACGGCGCGATGGCTGGGCATGCGCTGGGCAACTTCCTCATCGTCGGCCTGACGAAGGAATGTGGTGATATACAAAGCGCCCTAGATATCATTTCGAAGTGGACACGCTCATCCGGGCGGGTTCTTCCAGTGTGCAACCAGCCGCTCGACATTGAGGCGGATGTCGCCGGGCTTGACGACGATCCGCGGGTGCTGCGCTCGGTGCGCGGCCAGGTCGCGGTTGCTACCACCCCAGGCACGGTGCGTCGTGTGCGCCTGCTCCCTGAGAACCCGCCAGTTAATCCTTTGGTGATCGACGCTATCCACAATGCGGATGTGGTGACCATCGGGCCAGGTTCTTGGTTTTCCTCGGTGATTCCGCACTTGTGTGTGCGAGATGTTGTGAAAGCCCTCAACGAGACTGACGCGATGGTGGTCGTTTTGCTCAATCTGTCGCCGGAGGCGGGGGAGACGCAAGGGTTTACCACCGAGCGTCACATCCATGTGCTGTCCCAGCACGCACCAGAGTTGAAAGTGGATTACTTCTTAGCTGATAACCACATCAGTCCGACGGAGGGCGAGAGGCGACATTTGCGGCGCGCCGCGGAGTCCATCGGTGCGAGAATTTCGTACCAGGACGTGCATGCTGAGCCCGTGGATGGTGTGGTGAACAGGCACGATCCGGAAAAGCTCGCGGCTGCCCTCCTTGAGCTTTACCGCGCCCGCTAG
- a CDS encoding phosphoglycerate kinase, which translates to MALKTLRQLLDEGVDGRHVLVRSDFNVPLDEEGNITDAGRIDASLPTLKALLEGGAKVIVMAHLGRPKGEVKPEFSLRPVAEALSERLGQFVALASDVSGEDAHERANGLTEGEIMLVENVRFDKRETSKDDTERAAFAEELAGLAADEGAFVSDGFGVVHRKQASVYDVASKLPAYAGALVEKEVDTLNRIKETPESPYVVVLGGSKVSDKLGVIEALAEKADKVIIGGGMCYTFLTAKGHNVQKSLLQEDMVETCRELLERYGNKLVLPVDLAVAPEFSKDAEKKIVDLDGIPEGWLSLDIGPKSAALYAEAIKDSKTVFWNGPMGVFEFPNFADGTKAVAEAMIDATRDNGSFTVVGGGDSAASVRTLGLDENGFSHISTGGGASLELIEGKDLPGVEAVSN; encoded by the coding sequence ATGGCTCTCAAAACCCTCCGGCAGCTTCTCGACGAAGGCGTCGACGGACGGCACGTCCTCGTTCGTTCGGATTTCAACGTCCCCCTCGATGAGGAAGGAAATATCACGGACGCCGGGCGTATTGATGCTTCGCTGCCCACGTTGAAGGCGCTGCTGGAGGGCGGTGCCAAGGTTATTGTCATGGCGCACCTTGGCCGCCCCAAGGGTGAGGTAAAACCAGAGTTTTCTTTGCGTCCCGTCGCAGAGGCACTGTCTGAGCGTCTGGGACAATTCGTCGCGCTTGCCAGTGACGTCAGCGGTGAGGATGCGCATGAGCGTGCCAACGGACTGACCGAAGGTGAGATCATGCTTGTTGAAAACGTCCGCTTTGACAAGCGCGAAACGTCGAAGGATGACACTGAGCGTGCCGCTTTCGCTGAGGAACTGGCCGGTTTGGCCGCTGATGAAGGCGCTTTCGTCTCCGACGGCTTCGGCGTAGTACACCGCAAGCAGGCTTCTGTTTACGATGTCGCCTCAAAGTTGCCTGCTTACGCTGGAGCTTTGGTGGAAAAGGAAGTTGATACGCTAAACCGCATTAAGGAAACCCCGGAGAGCCCTTATGTGGTTGTGTTGGGGGGGTCGAAAGTCTCCGACAAGCTCGGTGTGATCGAGGCACTGGCCGAAAAGGCCGATAAGGTCATCATCGGTGGCGGAATGTGCTACACCTTCCTCACCGCCAAAGGCCACAATGTGCAGAAATCCCTGTTGCAAGAGGACATGGTGGAGACGTGCCGCGAACTTCTGGAGCGCTACGGCAACAAACTTGTGTTACCGGTCGACCTCGCTGTGGCGCCGGAGTTTTCCAAAGACGCCGAGAAGAAGATCGTTGATCTGGACGGTATTCCTGAAGGTTGGCTTTCTTTGGATATTGGACCTAAGTCTGCTGCGCTTTACGCCGAGGCCATCAAAGATTCCAAGACCGTGTTTTGGAACGGCCCAATGGGGGTTTTCGAGTTCCCTAACTTCGCGGACGGCACCAAGGCTGTTGCTGAGGCAATGATTGACGCTACCCGCGACAACGGCTCTTTCACCGTCGTCGGCGGCGGCGATTCCGCAGCTTCGGTTCGCACCCTCGGCCTAGACGAGAACGGTTTTTCCCACATTTCCACCGGCGGCGGAGCCTCTCTCGAACTTATCGAGGGCAAGGATTTGCCCGGTGTTGAAGCCGTCAGCAACTAA
- the gap gene encoding type I glyceraldehyde-3-phosphate dehydrogenase: protein MATRIGINGFGRIGRTSLRVMLEKYEGELEVVKINDLTDNATLAHLIKYDTAFGRLGRDVEFDESSITIDGKRIEVTAEKNPANLAWGEAGVDIVLECTGIFRSGEDAKAHIDAGAKKVIISAPGKNVDGTYVWGVNDEAYTDEQTIISAASCTTNSLAPVAKVLNDNFGIKQGLMTTIHAYTGDQRLQDSPHKDLRRARAAAQNIVPTTTGAAKAVGLVLPELDGKLDGFAMRVPTITGSATDLTVLVEKETTAEEVNAALKKAASDPKLGQAMRYTEEPIVSSDIIGAHEGAIFDAGMTKVIQGNMVKVISWYDNEWSYTEQFIRMTKTVADKLS, encoded by the coding sequence ATGGCAACTCGTATCGGCATCAATGGTTTCGGACGGATCGGGCGCACCAGCCTGCGTGTCATGCTGGAGAAGTATGAGGGCGAACTCGAAGTAGTCAAGATCAACGACCTGACCGACAATGCAACCTTGGCCCACTTGATCAAGTACGACACCGCTTTCGGCAGACTCGGCCGCGATGTCGAGTTCGACGAAAGCTCGATCACCATCGACGGCAAGCGCATTGAGGTCACCGCTGAGAAAAACCCGGCAAACCTGGCATGGGGTGAAGCTGGCGTAGATATCGTTCTTGAGTGCACCGGCATTTTCCGCTCCGGCGAAGACGCGAAGGCCCACATTGATGCCGGGGCGAAGAAGGTCATCATCTCCGCCCCTGGTAAAAATGTCGACGGAACCTACGTGTGGGGCGTCAACGACGAGGCATACACCGACGAGCAGACCATCATTTCTGCAGCCTCTTGCACCACGAACTCCCTCGCGCCTGTGGCGAAGGTGCTCAACGATAACTTCGGCATCAAGCAGGGTCTGATGACCACAATCCACGCCTACACCGGTGACCAGCGCCTTCAGGATTCACCCCACAAGGATTTGCGTCGCGCTCGCGCTGCCGCGCAAAACATTGTGCCCACCACAACCGGCGCCGCCAAGGCTGTTGGCCTGGTCCTACCTGAACTCGACGGCAAGCTGGACGGCTTTGCCATGCGCGTTCCGACCATTACCGGCTCCGCGACCGACTTGACCGTCTTGGTGGAAAAGGAAACCACCGCCGAGGAGGTTAACGCGGCGCTGAAGAAGGCTGCCTCCGATCCGAAGTTGGGTCAGGCCATGCGTTACACCGAGGAGCCAATTGTGTCCTCGGACATCATCGGTGCGCACGAGGGTGCCATCTTCGATGCGGGCATGACCAAGGTTATCCAAGGCAACATGGTCAAGGTGATCTCCTGGTACGACAACGAGTGGAGCTACACCGAGCAGTTCATCCGCATGACTAAGACGGTCGCGGACAAACTGTCCTAA